The genomic region CACGGGCGGTTATGCCGACACTATCTCCGGCTCGCGCGGCCTCGATCAGGCCGAACCGCTGATCTTCGAGCGCGGGCGCACGGACCTCACCGGCGTCGATTTTCCCGAACTTAAAGGCACGAAGACGCGCCTTGGCGGATTGGAGCGCAAGAGTGATATCGGCCTTCCCGGCCTCTCCGAGCCGGAAGCCATGCGCCATTATGTGCGCCTCAGTCGCAAGAATTACGCGATCGATCTGGGCATTTATCCGCTCGGCTCGTGCACGATGAAGCATAATCCGCGCCTGAATGAGAAGATGGCGCGCCTGCCGGGCTTTGGCGATGTCCACCCGCTGCAGCCGCAATCGACGGTGCAGGGCGCGCTGGAGCTGATCGGCGAGCTGGCCCACTGGCTGATGACGCTGACCAATACGCCGTGCGTGGCGATGAGCCCCAAAGCCGGTGCGCATGGTGAGCTGTGCGGCATGATGGCCATTCGCGCGGCGCTGGATGCGCGCGGCGAAACCGGCCGCCGCCGCGTGCTGGTGCCTGAAAGTGCGCACGGCACCAACCCGGCCACCGCCGTTCAGTGCGGTTTCCATTGCGATGAAATCCCGGCCAATGCCGATGGCCGCGTTGATATGGAAGCGTTCAAGGCGAAGCTAGGGCCGGATGTCGCCGGCATCATGCTGACCAATCCCAATACGTGCGGCCTGTTCGAGCGTGACATCAGGGAAATCGCCGATCTGATCCACGAGGCAGGCGGGTATTTCTACTGCGATGGCGCGAACTTCAACGCCATTGTGGGGCGCGTGCGCCCCGGCGATCTTGGCATCGACGCCATGCACATCAATCTGCACAAGACCTTCTCCACCCCCCATGGCGGCGGCGGTCCCGGCTCTGGCCCGACCGTGTTCTCGCAGGCGCTCGCCCCGTTCGCGCCGGTGCCTTACGTGGTGCAGAAGGGCGAGACCTGGCACATGGTCGAGCATGAGGCAGAGGCCCGCGCCGACGGCGCCGAGCCCTTCGGCCGCATGGTCGCCTTCCATGGCCAGATGGGCATGTTCACGCGTGCGCTCTCCTACATGATGAGCCACGGCTCTGACGGGCTGCGCCAGGTGGCCGAAGATTCCGTGCTCAACGCCAACTATGTGCTGGCGCGCCTGAAGCATGTGATGACGCCCGCCTTTGAGGGTACCTGCATGCACGAGGCGCTGTTTGATGACCGCTTCCTGAAAGATACCGGCGTCACCACGCTCGACTTTGCCAAAGCCATGATCGATGAGGGCTATCACCCGATGACCATGTACTTCCCGCTGGTCGTGCATGGCGCGATGCTGATCGAGCCGACCGAGACCGAAAGCAAGTCTGGCCTCGACCGGTTCTGCGACGTGCTGGAGGGCCTCGCAGAGGCGGCGAAATCCGGCGATACGGCGCGTTTCGCGTCCGCTCCGGTCCATGCCCCGGTCAAGCGCCTCGACGAGACGCGCGCGGCCCGCAATCCGGTGCTGGTGTGGCAGGAGAGCGAAGACCAGCCGCAGGCGGCCGAATAGCGCTACCGGTCAGGGAATCCGGTCTGTCCTGTCTGGACGTCCGGATCCTCATGGCCTGCCGGTGCGCGCTTCTGGCGGTGCGGCCCCTCAAACAGGCGGTCGCCCAGCTTTCGCGTAGCTTTCAGGGCTGGATATTCCAGCAGGCGGAACGCTGCGCCTGACACCGCGATGCATGCCACCAGAGACATGATGAGGAAGGCGAAATTCGCCAGCGGTCCGAAATCTGGCAGGACGCTCACCCATACCCGCACCAGAGCTGACAGGACCAGCAGGTGGGAGAGGTAGAGCGCGTATGACCAGTCCCCCAGTATCACCAGCCAGCCGGGCGGTTTCAGCCTGCCCTGCATCTCCAGGCTGACGGCGCCATAAACGATCAATGCCGAAGGGGCACCGAAGGCGGCAACGCGCGCCCAGCCGGATGGGAAGGCTTCGGCGTGCTCGGGCCATATCAGCCACGCAGCGGCGGCCAGCCACAGTGCAGCGATCACGAGGGCGGTGCGGGCAAAGCGTTTCTCGCCCGAACAGATCAGCATGCCGGCCAGCGCGCCCAGAATGAACTCTATCGTTAGTGGGTTCACTATCAGCGCGCCGATGGCAGGCAGGCCATCCAGCATCAGCGAGCCTGCAATCACGCATGCGGCCCAGCCCGCCAGAAGGGCGGGAAGCCAGCGCTCCGGAAAGACGAGGATCAGCGCGAACACCGCGTAGAAATACATCTCGTGGGTCAGCGTCCAGCCCACATGCAGGATTGGCAGCGCATTCTCTATCGGCCACAGGGTAAAGGACTGCCAGATATGCAGATCGGCCAGCTCCCGGGTCAGTGTGGCGGGGATGAATATGTAGGCCGCCAGCGCGAGCGCGGTGAAGAACCAGTAGACCGGGTAGATGCGGGTGAAACGCGCATAGGCAAAGCGCCCGATAAAGCGGACATCTGCGCGCGGCTTGCCTTGCGTGATGTAGACCATCACGAAGCCTGAAATGACGAAGAACAGGTCCACACCGGCAAAGCCCAGCGTCCACTGCCCGCTGGTAACCGGCTCGGCGAAGAAGCGCCCGCTGATCTGCGCGCCATGCCCGGCCAGTACAAGCAGCGCAGCCACAGCCCGCAAGGACTGCAATGCGTGAAGCGGCATGATGGCTGCGTGCATTCGGGCTCCAGATCTGGCCTTGAACGGACGCTATAGAAGCGGCTGGAGGCAGGCAATCGGCGTGCGGCGCAAGCTGGCTCAATCGCGATGAGTTGTATACCCATGTGGGAACCGGCCCTTGCCGGGGCGGGTTATTCGACAGAAGAGCGCCGAGGCCCGCCTGCCGTCCGCATTTGCGCCACAATTGGCATGCGGATGATCGCCAGAATGCAACACGTGCCCGGAATCAGCTGCTGACCGCCTTGCAGCCTCTGGTCAGCGGCTCACATATGGCGGGAGGGTCCGTTCCGCGCCCAGGGAGACAGCTTTGGTCATGAATGATGCAGTCAACGAGTTCAGCAAATCCCGCATTGGCGGGATTATCGTTCTCGTGCTGCGCGCGATTGGCGTTGCGCTGGGCCTGTTCCTGATGGCGGTTTCAATCCCGCTCTTCTTCCTGCCCATCCCGCTGGGCATTCCGCTCTTCATCCTCGCCGCCCTGTTGCTGGCGGCCTCGTCGCGCACCGCCCACGGGGTCGTGACAGGCTTCCTGAAACGCTTTCCGCCGGTCTGGAACCGGGTAAAGCGCATGTTTGGCGAGAAGGACTAAAAAGTCCTCAGGCGCAAAAAAAACGGGGCCAATTGGCCCCGTTTTCGTATCCGGTGATATGAGTACAGGCCCTAGTTCAGCCGTTCGGCCAGCTCGCCAGCGGCGTCTTTCACCAGCGCGTTACGCTGCGTCTTGGTGAGGTTTTCTGACAATAGCTTTGCCGCTGCCTCAACCGCGATGTCCGCGGCCAGCGCTTTCACGTCCTTGGCGGCCTGGGCCTCTGCCTGTGCAATGCGCTGCTCGGCAAGGGCGGTACGGCGCTCGATACGCTGGGCCAGTTCCTTGCGGGCGTTCTCGCGGATGAATTCGGCGTCCAGCTTGGCCTTTTTCACGATCTCTTCGGCTTCGCTGGCCGCATCGCGCTGCTGGCGCTCATACTTGGCCAGCATTTCCTGGGCTTCCTCGCGCAGGCGGCGTGCCTCATCCAGCTCGGTGCGGATGGCATAGGCGCGGCTGTCGAGGCCCTTGGCGATGGCCTTGTGAACGCCGAAACGCCAGATAATGGCGAAGAAGGCGACCAGGCCGATAAAGGCCCAGAAAGACGTGTCCTGAAGAAGATAGCTCATCGTGCTGCCTCCTGGCCGCGAACCGCGTCTACGGCAGATTCAGCGTCTTCGCGCTTCACCTTCAGACCGGCGAGGTGCTCGGTGACCGTGCTGGCAACATCGGCCGCCACATTGCGCACTTCGGACAGGGCCGCATTGCGGGCCTTGGCGATACGCGCCTCGGCATCGCTCTGGCGCTGGTCCAGCTCGGCCTCCATCGATGCGGTTTCGGCGGCTGCTTCGCGTTCGGCTTCTGCGCGGGCTTCTGCGCCCACCGCCTGCGCTTTCGCGCGGGCATCGGCCAGAGACTTTTCGTAAGCCTTCACCGCGTCGTCGGCCTGTGTTTTCAGGCTGGCGGCAGCATCGAGATCGTCAGCAATGCGGTCTTTACGCTCTTCGATGGTCGAGCCGATACGCGGCAGCAACCAGCGTGAGAGCAGGAAGTAGAGGACGGCAAAGCTGATCGCCAGCCAGAAGAGCTGGGATGCGAAATATGTCGGATCGAAGGGCGGGAACACGCCAGCGGCGGCGTCTTCATATCCCGCAGGTGGGCTCGGTTGTGCCATTGCGTGCCGGTCTCCTGTGAACCGCCATAACGCGCCCCTGCGTCAACCGCAGAGGCGCGTCGGTCCGTCTGGAACGGGCCGAGACCCGTCCCGAATAGCTTCCGGTTCCTAGAACGCGAACAGGAGCAGCAGGGCGATCAGCAGCGAGAAGATGCCCATGGCTTCCGTCACGGCGAAGCCGAAGATCAGATTGCCGAACTGCGCCGGGGCTGCAGCCGGGTTACGCATCGCGCCTTGCAGGAACGATCCGAAAATATTGCCCACGCCGATGGCGGCACCCAGCATGCCCAGGCAGGCCAGACCGGCACCAATGTATCTTGCGGCTTCCGCTTCCATTGAGGTAGCTCCTTGATAGTGAAGTAGTTGGGATAACGGGATGGATGGATCAGTGATGCCCGGGATGGAGGGCGTCGTTGAGGTAGATGCAGGTCAGAACGGCGAACACGTAGGCCTGCAGGAAGGCAACCAGGAATTCCAGCGCTGTCAGCGCGATGACCATCAGCAGTGGCAGGATGCCGACCGCGGCCAGTGCGCCGCCCGCCGCGCCCAGCATGACGATGAAGCCGGCAAACACCTTCAGAAGGATGTGACCGGCCAGCATGTTGGCGAACAGACGGATGGACAGCGAGATCGGACGCGACAGGAAGGAGATGATCTCGATCGGCGTCACGATCACGTAGAGCGGGACAGGAACGCCCGCCGGGAAGAAGATGGAGAAGAATTTGAGCCCGTTCTTGAACAGGCCGTATCCGACCACAACCGCCATCACCAGAAGCGCGAGCGCAACCGTGACGATGAGGTGGCTGGTCACGGTGAAGCCGTGGAAATCCGGGGCCGGGAAGTAGGGCATCATGCCCAGCATGTTGGCCATCAGGATGAACGCGAACAGGGTGAAGACCAGCGGGAAGAAGCGCAGCCCGTCAGTGCCCGCAGAACTGCGCACCATGTCGGCGATAAACTCGTAGAGGATTTCGGCGACCGACTGGGCGCGCCCCGGTACCAGGGCAGCGCGCGAGGTCGCTATCGCCAGGAGGCCAACGGTCAGGCCCACGGCCAGCACCATGAAATAGCTGGAATTGGTAAAAGACAGATCCAGCCCGCCCACGCTCAGATCAGCGATGGGATGAATTTCGAACTGCTTGATCGGGTTGGTGTCAGCCACGCCCGGCCCCTCGATTGTGATGCGGCGCGCCGGAAATCCGGCCTGCCCAGAAAACGTGACGTGCGCCTATCGCGACAGAGCGCGAAGCGCAAGAGCTAGTTCTGCATCGACTTCACTGCGCGCACGATATTTACCGCTCCGGCAGCGAAACCGAGTATCATTCCGGCAAGCAGCCCGAAGGGCGACCAGCCGAAAAAATGGTCTGCAAGCAGGCCGAGTCCTGTTCCGGCAAGAACACCGCCGAAAAACTCGGAGCCATAGCGTACCCCTTGAGACCAACCCGATGGCCCGGCATTCTCTTTCGCTTCCCGCTCCTGGCGCGCCTTCAGCTTGCCGGCAAGACGGTGTTCGAAATCGTCGGGGTCTGGATTGTTCGTATGATCGCTAGGGCGGGACATGGCTGCCTGTCACTTCCCGAAAAGGACACTCCCCCCGGAAAGTGCGCGCACACTATAAGCGCGGTATAGGCAAGTCAAGTGACGGGAGACGTGCTTCAAGGCGCTGATAAATAAGGTAATTTTACCTATTCGGCTGCGAGGAGCGCTTCTGCCGCACGCAGGTTTACCGAGACCAGCTGGGATACGCCCTGCTCACCCATGGTAACGCCGAACAGCCGGTCCATCCGGCTCATTGTGACGGGATTGTGGGTGATGATGAGGAAGCGCGTATCGGTCAGCTCGCGCATTTCCTCCAGCATCCGGCAGAAGCGGTCGACATTGGCGTCGTCCAGCGGCGCGTCCACCTCATCGAGCACGCAGACCGGGGCTGGATTGGACAGAAACACCGCAAAAATCAGCGCGGTAGCAGTGAGCGCCTGCTCCCCGCCGGACATGAGCGACATGGTCTCCATCTTCTTGCCCGGCGGGCAGGCCATGATCTCAAGGCCAGCTTCAAGCGGATCATCATGCTCGGTCAGGCGCAGCTCGGCCTCGCCCCCGCCAAAGAGCGTCGCAAAGAGCTGGCGGAAATGTCCGTCCACCACCTCGAATGCGGCCAGAAGCCGCGCCCGGCCTTCGCGCGACAGCGTATCGACCGCCTTGCGCAGGCGCGCGACGGCTTCGACCAGATCGTCGCGTTCGGCGGTCAGCCGGTCGCGCTCGGAGGTGAGTTCCTCGGCTTCCTCGTCCGCGCGCAAGTTTACCGCGCCCAGCCGCTCGCGTGACAGGCGGGTCTCGTCCAGACGGCGCTCCAGTTCAGCGGAAGAGAGGTTTGCGTATTCGCTCTGGCCGGACCGGGTTTGCAGGGCTTGCGGCGTTTCACCGGTTGCATCGGCGAGGCGTTCAGCCGTTTCGGTGATGCGGGTCTGCGCGCCTTCCAGCGTAGCGGCGGCGGCGGCGCGTGCCTCGCGGGCACTGCTTGCCTCGCGCTCTGCGGCGCGCAAGGTCGTATCGGCCTCGCGCAGGGCAGCTTCGGCGGCTTCAACCTCGGAGCGCGCCAGACGCGCACGCGATTCGGCTTCGCCCAGCTGGTCGAAGATCACGCTGCGGCGGTCTTCCAGCCGGGCAGGGACCGCTTCAGCTTCGCCAAGGGCGCTGCGCGTCTCGGCTTCAGCACTGTTGATCCCGGTCAGGCGTTCGGCGGCGCTCTGTGCGCGCCGCGACCATTCGGCTTCCTCGCGCTCCAGCCCGGCAATGCGGTGGCGGCGGCTCTGGGCGTCACGCCGAGCCGATTCGAGGGCGGCGCGGGCATCGGCGGCTGCGGCGCGGGCGCGTTCGGCTTCGGTGCGGGCTGCTTCCAGCGCCACGCTGCCATCATCGGCGTCCATGGCGGCTTTCAGCGCGGTTTCGGCGCGCTCCAGCGCGTCTTTCGCGCCGCTGGCCTCGGTGTCCAGCCGGCGTGCGGTATCTGTCAGATTGGCGCGGCGCGCCTCGGCGCGCACGGCGGCTTCACGGCCCTCGCTCAAGGCCCGTTCGGTCTCGCGCACGTCCCGCTGGGCCTGATCGAGTGCTTCGCGGGCAGCGCGCAGGGCCGTTGCCGATCTACTGGCTGACTGAGCGGCTTTGTCGTGCTCTGCACGCGCGCTGGCCTCGCGTGTCCGCGCCGCTTCCAGCTCGGCCAGAATTGTCTCCAGCCGGTTGCGCGTTTCCAGGCGGATGGCGGCGCTGGACGGTGCACCGGCATTGGCGGCGAACCCGTCCCAGCGGCGCAGCGCGCCTTCCAGCGTCACCAGGCGCTGGCCGGGCTTCAGCATACCGGCCAGCCGGTCGAGATCGGTCTCGTCAACCAGACCGATCGATTCCAGCCGCGCTTTCAGCGCTGAAGGCGCGTCGATAACTTCGCTGAGCGCCGTCACGCCAGAGGGAAGAGCCGGGGGCAGGGCGCTCGTTCCGGTCCAGCGGCGCGCAGCGTCTGCTGACAGCCCGGCCTCCAGATCATCGCCCAGCGCGGCGGCCAGCGCCTTTTCGGTGCCGGGCTTTGCGCGCACCTGCTCAACCAGCCCGTCATCATTATCGCCGGAAGCGACCAGACGGCGCAGGCTGTCGGCTTCGCGTGAGAGCGATTGCGTGTCGGCCTCGGCCGCGCGCAGGGCGTCGCGGGCGGTGTTGGCCGCATCGGTGTGCGCCTGGGCTGCGTCCTCGGCCCTGGCGAACGCCTCGGCGGCCTTTTCGGCTGCGATGCTGGATTCGCTGACCGCGCTTTCCAGGTCCTGAAGGCTGGGGCCGTCAGATTCGGGCAGTTCGGCGGCGCGCGCAGCGGCCTCGTCGGCCTCGCGGCGCAGGGCTTCATGGCGGCGGCGGGCATTGTCGGCGTCGCGCCGCGCGGCTTCGCGGGCAGCCTTCACCTCGGCAAGGCGCGCGCTGGCCTGGTCCAGCGCCTGCTCGGCCTGGTTGCGCCGGGTTTCAGCATCTGTCATCGCCGCTTCGGCTTTGGCCAGGGCTTCAGCGTCGCCCGCCAGCTCGTCCTGCAGCGTCTTGAGCGACGTGCGAACCCGCTCCAGTGACTGCGCCGCTTCCTGAGATAGCTCCGCTTCGCGTGCCTTGTTGACGGCCAGCTCTTCCAGCCGCGCCGTCAGCCGCTCGATATTGGTCCTGGCCTGATCGATATCGCGCTCCAGCGTGTCGCGTTCACGCTCCATCAGGCGCAGGGCGGCCGACGCCTCCGCTTCGCGTTCACGCAAGGGGGCCACCGCGTTTGAGGCTGCCTCGGCGGCGCTGGTGGCTGATGCGGCAAGGCTGGCGGCGTCCGCCACCAGGGCTTCGCAGGCGGCCAGATGCTCGCGGGCGCTGATTGCCGCCTCACTGGCTTCATGCCAGCGGCGCAGCCAGAGCACGGCTTCCAGCTCGCGGATGTCAGCAGACAGCTTGCGGTAGCGCCCTGCCTGCCGGGCCTGTTTCTGCAGGCCCTCATAGCGGCTCTGCAGCGTATCGACGACTTCCTGCAGCCGGTCCAGATTGGTTTCAGCCGCGTTCAGGCGCAGCTGGGCTTCGTGGCGCCGGGCGCGAAGACCGGCCACGCCAGCAGCCTCCTCAAGGACCCGGCGGCGGTTTTCCGGCTTGGCGTTGATAAGCTCGCTGATCTGGCCCTGACGCACGAGGGCGGGCGAGTTCGCGCCGGTACCGGCATCAGCGAAGAGAAGCTGTACGTCCTTGGCGCGTACGTCCTCGCCATTGATCTTGTAGTCAGAACCCTTGCCGCGCGTGATGCGGCGCGTGACTTCCAGAATATCCGCATCGTTGAAGCGGGCGGGTGCACGCCGGTCGGAATTGTCGATTGTCAGGATCACTTCGGCGCGGTCACGGGCCGGGCGGGTCGCGGTGCCGGAGAAGATGACGTCTTCCATCCCGCCGCCACGCAGCGATTTGGCAGAAGTTGCCCCCATCACCCAGCGCAGGGCTTCGAGCACGTTGGACTTGCCACAGCCATTCGGGCCGATAACGCCGGTCAGCCCCGCATCAATGCGCAGCTCCGCCGGGTCGACGAACGACTTGAAGCCTGTAACGCGCAGACGGGTGAACTTCACCAGACGCCTCCAGAAACCCGCCTGAAGCCCCGCGCCGCTGCTTTGCAGTCATCCGCTACTGGCTTCACCATGCCACCGAACCGCGAGGGAGCTATTGCTCGTCGCGAGACCGGAAATACTCGATGATTCGCGAGAAGGTGTCGCCCGTGAATTGCGCCGGGACGAAACCCTGATCGTCCTCAATGGCCGCATTGCCCGCAAAATACACCACGCCGGAGCCGTCCGGGGCGCGGTTGGCTTCCACCCGCTCGCCATTAATGATGAAGCTGGGCGTGGCATTGATGCCATCACGCGCGGCGCGCTGATTGGACTCGTTGATGGCGTCCACCGCGCTCTCATCGGACATGCAGGCGCGGAATTCCTGGTCGGACAGGCCGGCAGAGCGGGCAATCGTCTGGAATTGCTGGCGGGCCTGACCGCGCTGTGCGGCCATGAAGATGGCCTGCTGCTGCTCGAAGAGGACGTCTAGCACGTCGAAATAGCGCTCCTCGCCCGCGCAGCGCGCCAGCATGAAGCCGGCGAGGGCCAGTTCGGCCGAGCCGGTCAGCATTTCGCGGAACACCAGGCGCACCGTGCCGTCTTCGACATAGCGGTTCAGCGTGGGGTAGACGCCATGATGGAAGGCAGCGCAGCCGCCACAGGCCGTCGAGCCGTACTCGATGAACACGACCGGCGCATCGGCCGAGCCGCGCGCAAAATCACCCTCACGCTCGAACTCGCTGCGGTTGTCACTGGCCCCTGAATTGCCGCCACAGGCAGCCAGCGCCAATGCGGTTGCGGCTGCGAAGGCGGGGACGAGTTTGCGGGCGAAATCGAATGCCATGACGATTGCTCCATCAGATGAGCGCGGTGAGCGATTGGGCAGCACTCTACCCATAGGGCGCGCCTTAGCGCCAGAGTTGAGGGCAGGGCGCTTGCGCGAGGGCATGCGCGTTGTTACTCAGGCCGCTCGTTTTCCTGACCCATGTGGAGTGCGCGTCTCATGTCCGTTACCGAGGACGATGTCCGCCGGATCGCCCGGCTTGCCCGTATCGCCGAACCCAAGGACCGGGTGGCCAAGCTCACTGGCGAGCTGAATGGCATCCTCGACTGGGTCGAGATGCTGAACGAGGTGGATGTGGACGGCGTAGAGCCCATGACGACGCCGGTCTCCACTCCGCTGCCCATGCGTGAGGACAAGGTGACCGACGGGGAAATCCCCGAAAAGGTGCTGAAAAACGCGCCGAAGGCCGAAGAAGGCTTTTTCGTCGTCCCGAAGAGCGTGGAGTAGGGGCTGTGGGTATTCTGGCGCAGGATGTGCCGCCCTTTGCGCAGACCTTGGAGTTCGACGTCTCATTCGTTGGAATGGGATGGATGGACCTTGAGGTGCGGACGGGCGTTGGCAGCGCCAAGGTGGAATGGGCGAGCGATATTTGCCCGACCTTCAAAGGATTGGCGTTGTCAGCAATTGCAATAGCTGCTGGAAGCTACGTTCCGTGTACTATTGTCGCGGAACACGAGCCCGGCGAAACGATTGTAAGTGCTGGATTGGCATATATTCACGGCCGGAACGTAGAAAAAACACCGCTTGTTGTCGTAAAAATCACGTCGCCATTTGATGCGGTTGATTTAGATTTTTCCGTTGAGCCAGATGTTTACGTAGAAGCTGTCCGTTCATTGCTCGTCGGTCTCCGGGACCGAATGGGTCTTGAGGCCTACTATAATACTTATCACGAAGAATTTCCTTCAAAAGCGCTTGCCGCGCTGGAGGCCGCAATCCACACCCCGGCGACACCAATACCGCCCCCCGATATGACCGGGGCGATAACCATATGGAATGGCGACCGCGCCGAACCGGACGAAAGCAAAACTGATGACTGATGTATTTTCCCTCTCTCTCCTCGAAGCCCGCGACGCGCTTAGCCGTGGCGATGTCTCCAGCGCGGAGCTGACCGCAGCCCATGTGAAGGCCGCTGAAGCCGCGCAAGGTCCGCTCAATTGCTTCACCGTGATCGACCCCGATCATGCGCTGGGTATGGCGAAAGCCTCCGACGCGCGCCGGGCCAAGGGCGAGGCGGGCGTGCTGGAAGGCGTGCCGCTGGTCATCAAGGATCTGTTTGCGGTGAAGGGCGTGGAGACCACCGCATC from Glycocaulis abyssi harbors:
- the gcvPB gene encoding aminomethyl-transferring glycine dehydrogenase subunit GcvPB; protein product: MAMNQQGRPTRPNENAATGGYADTISGSRGLDQAEPLIFERGRTDLTGVDFPELKGTKTRLGGLERKSDIGLPGLSEPEAMRHYVRLSRKNYAIDLGIYPLGSCTMKHNPRLNEKMARLPGFGDVHPLQPQSTVQGALELIGELAHWLMTLTNTPCVAMSPKAGAHGELCGMMAIRAALDARGETGRRRVLVPESAHGTNPATAVQCGFHCDEIPANADGRVDMEAFKAKLGPDVAGIMLTNPNTCGLFERDIREIADLIHEAGGYFYCDGANFNAIVGRVRPGDLGIDAMHINLHKTFSTPHGGGGPGSGPTVFSQALAPFAPVPYVVQKGETWHMVEHEAEARADGAEPFGRMVAFHGQMGMFTRALSYMMSHGSDGLRQVAEDSVLNANYVLARLKHVMTPAFEGTCMHEALFDDRFLKDTGVTTLDFAKAMIDEGYHPMTMYFPLVVHGAMLIEPTETESKSGLDRFCDVLEGLAEAAKSGDTARFASAPVHAPVKRLDETRAARNPVLVWQESEDQPQAAE
- a CDS encoding acyltransferase family protein; protein product: MHAAIMPLHALQSLRAVAALLVLAGHGAQISGRFFAEPVTSGQWTLGFAGVDLFFVISGFVMVYITQGKPRADVRFIGRFAYARFTRIYPVYWFFTALALAAYIFIPATLTRELADLHIWQSFTLWPIENALPILHVGWTLTHEMYFYAVFALILVFPERWLPALLAGWAACVIAGSLMLDGLPAIGALIVNPLTIEFILGALAGMLICSGEKRFARTALVIAALWLAAAAWLIWPEHAEAFPSGWARVAAFGAPSALIVYGAVSLEMQGRLKPPGWLVILGDWSYALYLSHLLVLSALVRVWVSVLPDFGPLANFAFLIMSLVACIAVSGAAFRLLEYPALKATRKLGDRLFEGPHRQKRAPAGHEDPDVQTGQTGFPDR
- a CDS encoding F0F1 ATP synthase subunit B, with translation MSYLLQDTSFWAFIGLVAFFAIIWRFGVHKAIAKGLDSRAYAIRTELDEARRLREEAQEMLAKYERQQRDAASEAEEIVKKAKLDAEFIRENARKELAQRIERRTALAEQRIAQAEAQAAKDVKALAADIAVEAAAKLLSENLTKTQRNALVKDAAGELAERLN
- a CDS encoding F0F1 ATP synthase subunit B translates to MAQPSPPAGYEDAAAGVFPPFDPTYFASQLFWLAISFAVLYFLLSRWLLPRIGSTIEERKDRIADDLDAAASLKTQADDAVKAYEKSLADARAKAQAVGAEARAEAEREAAAETASMEAELDQRQSDAEARIAKARNAALSEVRNVAADVASTVTEHLAGLKVKREDAESAVDAVRGQEAAR
- a CDS encoding F0F1 ATP synthase subunit C gives rise to the protein MEAEAARYIGAGLACLGMLGAAIGVGNIFGSFLQGAMRNPAAAPAQFGNLIFGFAVTEAMGIFSLLIALLLLFAF
- a CDS encoding F0F1 ATP synthase subunit A codes for the protein MADTNPIKQFEIHPIADLSVGGLDLSFTNSSYFMVLAVGLTVGLLAIATSRAALVPGRAQSVAEILYEFIADMVRSSAGTDGLRFFPLVFTLFAFILMANMLGMMPYFPAPDFHGFTVTSHLIVTVALALLVMAVVVGYGLFKNGLKFFSIFFPAGVPVPLYVIVTPIEIISFLSRPISLSIRLFANMLAGHILLKVFAGFIVMLGAAGGALAAVGILPLLMVIALTALEFLVAFLQAYVFAVLTCIYLNDALHPGHH
- a CDS encoding AtpZ/AtpI family protein, which produces MSRPSDHTNNPDPDDFEHRLAGKLKARQEREAKENAGPSGWSQGVRYGSEFFGGVLAGTGLGLLADHFFGWSPFGLLAGMILGFAAGAVNIVRAVKSMQN
- the smc gene encoding chromosome segregation protein SMC, with protein sequence MKFTRLRVTGFKSFVDPAELRIDAGLTGVIGPNGCGKSNVLEALRWVMGATSAKSLRGGGMEDVIFSGTATRPARDRAEVILTIDNSDRRAPARFNDADILEVTRRITRGKGSDYKINGEDVRAKDVQLLFADAGTGANSPALVRQGQISELINAKPENRRRVLEEAAGVAGLRARRHEAQLRLNAAETNLDRLQEVVDTLQSRYEGLQKQARQAGRYRKLSADIRELEAVLWLRRWHEASEAAISAREHLAACEALVADAASLAASATSAAEAASNAVAPLREREAEASAALRLMERERDTLERDIDQARTNIERLTARLEELAVNKAREAELSQEAAQSLERVRTSLKTLQDELAGDAEALAKAEAAMTDAETRRNQAEQALDQASARLAEVKAAREAARRDADNARRRHEALRREADEAAARAAELPESDGPSLQDLESAVSESSIAAEKAAEAFARAEDAAQAHTDAANTARDALRAAEADTQSLSREADSLRRLVASGDNDDGLVEQVRAKPGTEKALAAALGDDLEAGLSADAARRWTGTSALPPALPSGVTALSEVIDAPSALKARLESIGLVDETDLDRLAGMLKPGQRLVTLEGALRRWDGFAANAGAPSSAAIRLETRNRLETILAELEAARTREASARAEHDKAAQSASRSATALRAAREALDQAQRDVRETERALSEGREAAVRAEARRANLTDTARRLDTEASGAKDALERAETALKAAMDADDGSVALEAARTEAERARAAAADARAALESARRDAQSRRHRIAGLEREEAEWSRRAQSAAERLTGINSAEAETRSALGEAEAVPARLEDRRSVIFDQLGEAESRARLARSEVEAAEAALREADTTLRAAEREASSAREARAAAAATLEGAQTRITETAERLADATGETPQALQTRSGQSEYANLSSAELERRLDETRLSRERLGAVNLRADEEAEELTSERDRLTAERDDLVEAVARLRKAVDTLSREGRARLLAAFEVVDGHFRQLFATLFGGGEAELRLTEHDDPLEAGLEIMACPPGKKMETMSLMSGGEQALTATALIFAVFLSNPAPVCVLDEVDAPLDDANVDRFCRMLEEMRELTDTRFLIITHNPVTMSRMDRLFGVTMGEQGVSQLVSVNLRAAEALLAAE
- a CDS encoding DsbA family protein, whose product is MAFDFARKLVPAFAAATALALAACGGNSGASDNRSEFEREGDFARGSADAPVVFIEYGSTACGGCAAFHHGVYPTLNRYVEDGTVRLVFREMLTGSAELALAGFMLARCAGEERYFDVLDVLFEQQQAIFMAAQRGQARQQFQTIARSAGLSDQEFRACMSDESAVDAINESNQRAARDGINATPSFIINGERVEANRAPDGSGVVYFAGNAAIEDDQGFVPAQFTGDTFSRIIEYFRSRDEQ
- the gatC gene encoding Asp-tRNA(Asn)/Glu-tRNA(Gln) amidotransferase subunit GatC — protein: MSVTEDDVRRIARLARIAEPKDRVAKLTGELNGILDWVEMLNEVDVDGVEPMTTPVSTPLPMREDKVTDGEIPEKVLKNAPKAEEGFFVVPKSVE